Proteins found in one Bacillus subtilis subsp. subtilis str. 168 genomic segment:
- the moeA gene encoding molybdate to molybdopterin ligation enzyme (Evidence 2b: Function from indirect experimental evidences (e.g. phenotypes); PubMedId: 11428898, 12006571, 18959753, 21206014; Product type e: enzyme) has translation MLEKRTPIPVDEAVRRVCHFQKQGETEWVALEDSLHRFLAEDITADHHVPAFDRSPYDGFAVRACDTAEASRENPVRFEVIDHIGAGAVSEKELGPFQAVRIMTGAQIPEGADAVVMIELTQAFEENGKSFMSLKRRFQTGDNISKTGEDAQKGSVLLTKGTRVTPGVTALLATFGYASVPVVRKPVVGIIATGTELLNVSDPLEPGKIRNSNASMVYAQAIEAGATPLYLGKISDELDKSFAAVKEAMKKVDFLITTGGVSVGDFDFLPAIYEKLGADVLFNKVAMRPGSVTTVAHANDMLLFGLSGNPSACYVGFELFVKPIIQTWLLNETPHSICAEAVLTKDFPKPNPFTRFVRALVHHQEGKLLATPVGLDKSSSVTSLADANAFIILPGGTRGYESGRTVQVLLIREENGSEWPWSVLSRSSKL, from the coding sequence ATGCTGGAGAAAAGAACACCGATACCGGTAGACGAGGCAGTTCGGCGTGTCTGCCATTTTCAAAAACAAGGTGAAACAGAATGGGTGGCGCTTGAAGACAGCCTTCATCGGTTTTTAGCCGAAGATATAACTGCGGATCACCACGTACCTGCGTTTGACCGTTCGCCATACGATGGTTTTGCTGTCAGAGCGTGCGATACGGCAGAAGCTTCACGTGAAAACCCAGTTCGGTTTGAAGTTATTGACCATATTGGAGCGGGAGCAGTATCTGAAAAAGAACTTGGCCCGTTTCAGGCCGTGCGGATTATGACTGGCGCGCAAATCCCTGAAGGGGCAGATGCAGTCGTCATGATTGAACTGACTCAAGCCTTTGAGGAGAATGGGAAGTCATTTATGTCTTTAAAACGCCGCTTTCAGACGGGGGATAATATTTCAAAAACAGGTGAGGACGCTCAAAAAGGGAGTGTTTTACTGACAAAGGGCACCCGGGTGACACCAGGAGTGACGGCTCTTTTGGCAACATTCGGATACGCATCTGTGCCTGTCGTGAGAAAGCCTGTAGTCGGGATTATCGCAACCGGTACCGAATTGCTGAATGTCAGTGATCCGCTGGAACCGGGAAAAATCCGCAACAGCAATGCGAGTATGGTATATGCGCAAGCGATAGAAGCAGGCGCAACACCGCTTTATTTAGGGAAAATCTCTGATGAACTGGATAAAAGCTTTGCTGCAGTTAAAGAAGCGATGAAAAAGGTGGACTTCCTGATCACAACTGGCGGTGTGTCAGTCGGTGACTTTGACTTTTTGCCTGCGATCTATGAAAAACTCGGAGCGGACGTGCTGTTTAATAAAGTTGCCATGCGCCCGGGCAGCGTGACAACGGTGGCGCATGCAAACGATATGCTGCTGTTTGGCCTTTCAGGTAATCCGTCGGCATGCTATGTCGGTTTTGAACTGTTTGTCAAACCGATAATCCAGACATGGCTGCTCAATGAAACACCGCATTCAATTTGTGCGGAAGCTGTTTTGACCAAGGATTTTCCGAAGCCGAACCCATTTACCCGATTTGTTCGTGCGCTCGTGCACCATCAGGAAGGGAAGCTGTTGGCGACACCCGTTGGCTTAGATAAGTCGAGCTCTGTCACATCACTTGCAGATGCCAATGCATTTATTATCCTGCCGGGCGGTACGCGAGGCTACGAATCTGGCAGAACGGTTCAAGTGCTGCTCATCAGAGAAGAGAATGGAAGTGAATGGCCTTGGTCCGTCCTTTCCCGATCGTCCAAGTTGTAG
- the mobB gene encoding molybdopterin-guanine dinucleotide biosynthesis protein B (Evidence 2b: Function from indirect experimental evidences (e.g. phenotypes); PubMedId: 9219527, 12682065, 12719427; Product type c: carrier), with protein MALVRPFPIVQVVGFQNSGKTTFIERILEKASEQGVHLGCLKHHGHGGEPQTLTEGKDTDRYKAAGADVTAVEGAGVLQLTARRNWDLARLIELYQFLETDCLLIEGFKKAPYPKVVILSEKEDLEALQAVNIIAIIYRKKEHMTEHQGLPVFHADDPVAVDFVLSQLKGESA; from the coding sequence ATGGCCTTGGTCCGTCCTTTCCCGATCGTCCAAGTTGTAGGATTTCAAAACAGCGGGAAAACAACGTTTATTGAGCGCATTCTTGAAAAAGCCTCTGAACAGGGAGTCCATTTGGGCTGCCTGAAGCACCATGGTCACGGCGGTGAACCGCAAACGCTCACGGAAGGAAAAGACACGGACCGTTACAAGGCGGCAGGTGCTGATGTAACAGCGGTAGAAGGTGCTGGTGTGTTACAGCTGACTGCCCGCCGCAATTGGGATTTGGCACGGCTGATTGAGTTATACCAATTTCTCGAAACAGACTGTCTTCTGATTGAAGGCTTTAAAAAAGCCCCTTATCCTAAAGTGGTTATCCTAAGTGAAAAGGAAGATCTGGAAGCGCTGCAAGCAGTAAATATAATCGCCATCATCTATAGAAAAAAAGAGCATATGACAGAGCATCAGGGATTACCCGTTTTTCATGCGGATGATCCGGTTGCCGTGGATTTTGTGCTTTCACAGCTGAAGGGGGAATCTGCATAA
- the moaE gene encoding molybdopterin synthase (large subunit) (Evidence 2b: Function from indirect experimental evidences (e.g. phenotypes); PubMedId: 11135669, 18092812; Product type e: enzyme), whose translation MERFEITKTPINTENIIKKVEKREAGAITTFIGTVREWTNGKRTVRLEYEAYEPMAVQMLAQIGAEIEEKWEGASAAITHRIGVLDIGEAAVVIAVSSPHRKAAYEANEYAIERIKQIVPIWKKEIWEDGEQWIGDQLETTAYPNGKPDLSEGEQHD comes from the coding sequence ATGGAACGGTTTGAGATTACGAAAACACCCATTAATACTGAAAACATCATCAAAAAAGTGGAGAAACGGGAAGCGGGAGCCATTACAACATTTATTGGTACGGTTCGGGAATGGACAAACGGAAAAAGAACGGTTCGGCTTGAATATGAGGCATATGAACCGATGGCCGTGCAAATGCTTGCTCAAATCGGCGCTGAAATCGAAGAAAAATGGGAAGGTGCCTCAGCTGCGATCACGCACCGTATAGGTGTGCTCGATATCGGTGAAGCAGCGGTAGTGATTGCTGTATCTTCTCCCCATCGAAAAGCCGCATATGAAGCCAATGAGTATGCGATTGAACGCATTAAACAGATTGTGCCGATTTGGAAAAAAGAAATTTGGGAAGACGGTGAGCAATGGATCGGCGACCAGCTAGAAACGACAGCTTATCCGAACGGAAAACCAGACCTAAGCGAGGGAGAGCAGCATGATTAA
- the moaD gene encoding molybdopterin synthase (small subunit) (Evidence 2b: Function from indirect experimental evidences (e.g. phenotypes); PubMedId: 11135669, 17223713, 19946146; Product type e: enzyme), translating to MIKILLFAGLAEQAGTQAIEIDMEQATTDEIKASLKEQYGLESIDTAMIAVNESYVKENTSVSSGDTVAIIPPVSGG from the coding sequence ATGATTAAAATTCTTTTATTTGCAGGGCTTGCTGAACAGGCCGGTACACAAGCAATAGAAATAGATATGGAACAAGCAACCACAGATGAAATAAAAGCGAGTCTAAAAGAACAATACGGTCTTGAATCTATTGATACGGCTATGATTGCCGTTAACGAAAGCTATGTAAAAGAAAATACCTCTGTATCTTCGGGTGACACGGTAGCCATCATACCGCCGGTCAGCGGGGGATGA
- the yknU gene encoding putative ABC transporter (ATP-binding protein) (Evidence 3: Putative function from multiple computational evidences; Product type t: transporter), with translation METFKRLKMYYWPYRKVFMWSLLAMLLMTAITVVYPIILQITIDEIVLGRQYQLAAWVSLGFIAVMVLKGMATFFHQYLGDMFGIKSVYRLRNGLYEKLQRLSFSYYDNAKTGDLMSRLTADVEGLRFFLSYGLAELIRFGLLVAISLSVMFYYSVPLTLVTIAVLPFLAVAVYRFDKRVHPAFRGIRKSFAKLNTKVQENISGINTVKSLSREDFQISTFNKANAEYRAQYLQTSSIWSAYFPLMEFIGNTCIVALLSYGGYLVMQNQLNPGELVAFFSLVNYMMWPIMNLGFVINMFSQAKASGERLLDILEKEEDITDHPHALHKQKLTGDVHFKNVSLAYGKEQTNALCNVSFEANSGKVIGLLGPTGSGKSSVTQLLTRFYSPVGGMITIDHKPITDYSLKTLRSNIGVVLQESFLFSSTIRSNISYGRPDASMEDVIEAAKRAQAHNFIMELPDGYDTMLGERGMGLSGGQKQRIAIARAICLNPSILILDDATSAVDMQTEHSIQLALKEVMKNRTTFIVAHRISSLKHADEILVFNKGRIRERGTHHELLEKGGYYKKIYDLQYRDVKMINEPHEVG, from the coding sequence ATGGAGACATTTAAAAGATTAAAAATGTATTATTGGCCGTACAGAAAAGTGTTTATGTGGTCGCTTCTAGCCATGCTTTTGATGACTGCAATTACTGTCGTTTATCCGATTATCCTGCAAATTACGATTGATGAGATCGTACTGGGACGGCAGTATCAGCTTGCGGCGTGGGTCAGCTTAGGATTTATTGCGGTGATGGTTTTGAAAGGAATGGCTACCTTTTTTCATCAGTATTTAGGTGATATGTTCGGGATCAAATCCGTTTATCGGCTGAGAAATGGTCTGTATGAAAAACTGCAGCGGCTTTCTTTTTCTTACTATGATAACGCGAAAACAGGAGATTTGATGTCCAGGCTGACTGCTGATGTTGAAGGGCTTCGTTTTTTCTTATCATACGGTCTCGCTGAGCTCATTCGCTTCGGCCTGCTGGTAGCCATCAGCCTGTCGGTTATGTTTTACTATTCTGTTCCTCTCACGCTTGTGACAATAGCTGTTCTGCCATTTCTCGCGGTTGCGGTATACCGGTTTGACAAAAGAGTCCATCCCGCCTTCAGAGGCATCCGCAAATCGTTTGCGAAACTCAATACAAAAGTTCAGGAAAATATCAGCGGCATTAATACGGTTAAATCTCTTTCCAGGGAAGATTTTCAGATCAGCACTTTCAATAAAGCCAATGCAGAATACAGGGCGCAGTATTTACAAACATCATCCATTTGGTCTGCGTATTTCCCTTTAATGGAGTTCATTGGTAACACTTGTATTGTAGCTCTTCTCTCATACGGCGGTTACTTGGTTATGCAAAATCAGCTCAATCCCGGCGAGCTTGTTGCTTTCTTCAGCCTTGTCAATTATATGATGTGGCCCATTATGAACTTAGGTTTTGTCATCAATATGTTCTCTCAAGCAAAAGCGTCAGGGGAACGCCTGCTCGACATTCTGGAAAAAGAAGAAGACATTACAGATCATCCTCATGCTTTGCATAAACAAAAATTAACCGGAGATGTCCATTTCAAAAATGTTTCTCTTGCATACGGAAAAGAACAAACAAACGCGCTGTGCAATGTAAGCTTTGAGGCAAACAGCGGGAAGGTAATCGGACTGTTGGGCCCGACAGGTTCAGGCAAAAGCTCAGTGACACAGCTTCTCACCAGATTTTACAGTCCTGTTGGCGGAATGATTACCATTGATCACAAACCCATCACAGATTATTCGTTAAAAACCCTTCGCTCCAATATCGGGGTCGTACTTCAAGAATCCTTCCTGTTTTCATCTACGATTAGATCAAATATTTCGTATGGGCGGCCGGATGCCTCAATGGAAGACGTCATCGAAGCGGCAAAAAGGGCGCAGGCTCATAACTTTATTATGGAGCTTCCTGATGGGTATGACACCATGCTGGGAGAGAGGGGAATGGGGCTTTCCGGCGGGCAGAAACAGCGTATTGCCATTGCGAGAGCCATCTGCTTGAACCCGAGCATTTTAATATTGGATGATGCCACAAGCGCAGTAGATATGCAAACGGAGCACAGCATACAGCTTGCCTTAAAAGAAGTCATGAAAAACCGCACAACCTTTATCGTCGCTCACCGCATTTCTTCACTGAAACACGCTGATGAAATTCTCGTTTTTAATAAAGGACGCATTCGTGAAAGGGGAACACATCATGAGCTTCTTGAAAAAGGCGGCTACTATAAAAAGATTTACGATTTGCAATACCGTGATGTCAAAATGATTAATGAGCCGCATGAGGTCGGATAG
- the yknV gene encoding putative ABC transporter (ATP-binding protein) (Evidence 3: Putative function from multiple computational evidences; Product type t: transporter), producing the protein MKQAKKQGVLERFYYSSDEIIEKPFNWAQMWRLLSYVKPYRKTILPLSFLTVLIGTAVKLVIPILIGVYVLDQAITGRNSELLIQLIFIISGLYVLNYAANVLRIRWMNQLGQHVIYDLRQHLFTHVQRLSHRFFDQRSAGSILVRIMNDINSLQELFTSGVINLLTDLLLLAGVIIILFTLSPELTIAIMVTLPIMFFISTSLRKKIRRSWQTVRLKQSKLNSHLNESIQGIRVTQAFTQEEENMAYFDGVNQENYESWREATRKNAMFRPLVEMTNAIGTAVLIWYGATLIMNETITIGVFVSFAFYLGMFWEPISRLGQVYNQLLMGMASSERIFEFLDEQPNVKEKPNAIHNEKINGEISFEEVEFSYDEKRKALHAVSFSIPAGSTLALVGHTGSGKTTIANLISRFYDAAGGTIKIDGIPIKDLSLASLRSQISIVLQDTFIFSGTIMENIRFGRPNASDEEVMKASQAVGADEFISDLAEGYATEVEERGSVLSAGQRQLISFARALLADPAIIILDEATASIDTETEVKIQQALKTLLKGRTAVMIAHRLSTIRDADRIIVLDHGRKIEEGNHDQLLAKGGIYAGLVKAQYSTAIE; encoded by the coding sequence ATGAAACAAGCGAAAAAACAGGGGGTTTTAGAGCGTTTCTATTACTCTTCAGATGAAATCATTGAAAAGCCGTTTAACTGGGCTCAAATGTGGCGGCTGCTGAGCTATGTCAAACCATATCGAAAAACAATTTTGCCGCTTTCTTTTCTCACTGTATTGATTGGCACTGCTGTGAAGCTTGTGATCCCCATTTTGATCGGCGTTTATGTTCTTGATCAAGCGATTACAGGGAGAAACTCGGAGCTGCTGATTCAGCTCATTTTTATTATTAGCGGTTTATATGTCCTCAATTACGCCGCCAATGTGTTAAGAATCAGGTGGATGAATCAGCTTGGCCAGCATGTCATTTACGATTTGCGACAGCATTTATTTACCCATGTGCAGCGCTTATCCCATCGATTTTTTGATCAGCGGTCGGCGGGATCGATCTTAGTCAGGATCATGAATGATATTAACTCTCTTCAGGAGCTCTTTACAAGCGGAGTCATCAATTTGTTGACCGACTTGCTGCTTCTGGCCGGCGTGATTATTATTTTGTTTACGCTGAGCCCTGAGCTGACTATAGCCATCATGGTGACATTGCCGATTATGTTTTTTATTTCAACAAGTCTCAGAAAAAAAATACGCCGATCCTGGCAAACGGTACGGCTGAAGCAATCGAAGCTCAACTCTCATCTAAACGAAAGCATTCAGGGCATCCGGGTCACGCAGGCATTTACGCAGGAAGAAGAAAACATGGCGTATTTTGACGGTGTCAATCAGGAGAACTACGAATCATGGCGGGAAGCAACTAGAAAAAATGCCATGTTCCGTCCGCTTGTAGAAATGACGAATGCGATTGGGACGGCTGTCTTGATTTGGTATGGAGCCACACTCATCATGAATGAAACCATTACGATTGGCGTCTTCGTTTCTTTTGCTTTCTATCTGGGAATGTTTTGGGAACCTATTTCGAGACTGGGTCAGGTCTATAATCAGCTGTTAATGGGGATGGCATCATCAGAACGGATTTTTGAGTTTCTGGACGAACAGCCAAATGTCAAGGAGAAGCCGAATGCCATTCATAATGAAAAGATAAATGGGGAGATCAGTTTTGAAGAGGTTGAATTTTCGTATGATGAAAAACGAAAAGCCCTTCACGCCGTTTCTTTCTCTATTCCTGCGGGATCGACGCTTGCGCTTGTCGGGCATACAGGGAGCGGGAAGACGACGATTGCCAATTTAATCAGCCGTTTTTATGATGCGGCCGGAGGCACCATTAAAATAGACGGTATACCGATTAAGGATCTTTCCCTTGCCAGTCTGCGCTCTCAAATCAGCATTGTCCTGCAAGATACATTTATTTTCTCCGGGACCATCATGGAAAATATTCGTTTTGGAAGGCCAAATGCTTCGGATGAAGAGGTGATGAAAGCGTCCCAAGCGGTCGGAGCGGATGAGTTTATTTCCGATTTAGCGGAAGGATACGCAACAGAGGTAGAGGAAAGGGGCAGCGTACTGTCTGCCGGTCAGCGCCAGCTCATTTCATTTGCAAGAGCATTGCTCGCCGATCCGGCTATTATCATCCTTGACGAAGCAACGGCAAGCATTGATACAGAGACAGAAGTAAAAATTCAGCAAGCGTTAAAAACGCTTCTGAAAGGGCGTACAGCAGTGATGATCGCTCACAGATTGTCTACGATCCGCGACGCCGACCGCATCATTGTTCTTGATCACGGCAGGAAAATAGAAGAAGGGAACCATGATCAGCTGCTCGCTAAAGGAGGCATTTATGCCGGGCTTGTGAAAGCGCAATACAGCACAGCGATAGAATAA
- the skiW gene encoding subunit of permease exporting the starvation-induced killing protein (Evidence 1a: Function from experimental evidences in the studied strain; PubMedId: 15849754, 16850406, 22707703; Product type t: transporter) — METNVEKNSGTATEKPSLFGVITSPSVQFERIRERPAVWGPLLIVAAIIIVGAVLQSLGTDYSELLKSQDTQGLSAEQMETVATITKFGGMAGAIIGGIAALFIAPLIYWLCVKVSGGVTTYKKMLSLSLFVSLISSLGLLVNGIVAFTTDVNPLYSTTSLAGIIPSDGALASVLNTFEIFSIWSFVLLAIGLHKTGGISKKAGWISAIILFGILVVFSLFSGLINSVAGA; from the coding sequence ATGGAAACGAATGTAGAAAAAAACAGCGGAACGGCGACTGAAAAGCCTTCACTTTTCGGAGTAATCACAAGTCCGTCCGTTCAATTTGAAAGAATAAGAGAAAGGCCGGCTGTATGGGGACCGCTTTTGATTGTTGCAGCAATTATCATCGTCGGTGCCGTGCTGCAATCACTCGGTACGGATTATAGTGAGCTTTTGAAAAGCCAGGATACGCAAGGGCTATCTGCTGAACAAATGGAAACTGTCGCAACAATAACCAAATTTGGCGGAATGGCAGGCGCTATTATCGGCGGTATCGCAGCATTATTTATTGCCCCTCTTATTTATTGGCTCTGTGTAAAAGTATCAGGCGGTGTTACGACATATAAAAAAATGCTTTCTCTCAGTCTGTTTGTCTCTTTGATTAGCAGTCTCGGATTATTGGTTAATGGAATCGTTGCTTTTACGACTGACGTGAATCCTCTTTACAGCACGACGTCACTCGCAGGGATTATCCCATCTGACGGGGCTCTCGCCAGTGTGTTAAATACCTTTGAAATTTTCAGCATCTGGAGCTTTGTATTATTAGCAATCGGACTTCACAAAACGGGAGGCATCTCAAAAAAAGCCGGGTGGATTTCAGCAATCATTCTATTCGGAATTTTAGTTGTATTTTCGCTTTTTTCAGGTTTAATCAATTCTGTGGCGGGTGCATAA
- the skiX gene encoding subunit of efflux permease exporting the starvation-induced killing protein (Evidence 1a: Function from experimental evidences in the studied strain; PubMedId: 11544226, 22707703; Product type t: transporter) — MKKVWIGIGIAVIVALFVGINIYRSAAPTSGSAGKEVQTGSVEENEISSTVMVPGTLKFSNEQYVFYEADKGTLEDIKVKEGDKVKKGTALVTYTNEQLSLEKEQNQLTSESNRLQIDQIQEKLKALDSKERELEKQVGKKEAEKQIESERTELQMQKKTAEIELKQTELQRQSLANRVSDLEVKSEIEGTVISVNQEAASKKSDIQEPVIHIGNPKDLVVSGKLSEYDTLKVKKGQKVTLTSDVIQGKTWKGTVSAVGLVPDQQESAAAQGTEQAVQYPLQVKIKGNLPEGKPGFKFIMNIETDKRKANTLPSKAVKKEDDQYYVYTVKDGKAKRVDVKIGEVTDDLTEIKEGLTQDDQVILNPSDQVTDGMEVKS, encoded by the coding sequence ATGAAAAAAGTCTGGATCGGAATTGGAATCGCAGTTATAGTCGCTCTTTTTGTTGGAATCAATATATACCGGTCTGCCGCTCCGACAAGCGGCAGCGCCGGCAAGGAGGTACAGACGGGGAGCGTTGAAGAAAATGAAATCTCATCAACGGTTATGGTTCCTGGCACGCTAAAATTTTCAAATGAACAGTATGTCTTTTATGAAGCGGATAAAGGGACATTAGAAGACATTAAAGTAAAGGAAGGCGATAAAGTTAAAAAGGGCACGGCTTTAGTCACCTATACAAATGAGCAGCTGAGCCTGGAAAAAGAACAGAACCAGTTAACGTCTGAATCCAACCGGCTTCAAATTGACCAAATTCAAGAAAAGTTAAAAGCCTTGGACAGCAAAGAAAGAGAACTGGAAAAACAGGTAGGAAAGAAAGAAGCAGAAAAACAAATCGAATCTGAACGGACAGAGCTTCAAATGCAGAAAAAAACAGCGGAGATCGAATTAAAACAAACCGAGCTTCAGCGGCAGTCACTTGCCAACCGGGTGTCAGATTTAGAAGTGAAAAGCGAAATTGAAGGCACCGTTATTTCTGTCAACCAAGAAGCGGCATCCAAAAAGTCAGATATTCAAGAGCCTGTCATACATATCGGCAACCCAAAAGACCTTGTCGTCTCAGGGAAATTGTCTGAATACGATACATTGAAAGTCAAAAAAGGCCAGAAGGTCACACTCACTTCAGATGTAATACAGGGTAAAACATGGAAAGGCACGGTTTCCGCAGTCGGGCTTGTTCCGGATCAGCAGGAGAGCGCTGCGGCACAAGGAACAGAACAGGCGGTCCAATACCCGCTTCAAGTGAAAATAAAAGGAAATCTTCCAGAAGGAAAGCCAGGCTTTAAATTTATCATGAATATTGAAACAGATAAACGGAAAGCAAATACGCTTCCTTCAAAGGCAGTCAAAAAAGAAGATGACCAATATTATGTGTATACAGTAAAAGACGGAAAAGCAAAGCGAGTTGATGTCAAAATCGGCGAAGTGACAGATGACCTGACAGAAATTAAAGAGGGGCTTACCCAAGATGATCAAGTCATTTTGAATCCATCTGATCAGGTGACTGACGGAATGGAAGTGAAATCCTAA